The region CCGGGATTACTTCTTAAATCCAAAATAATTTGTTTAGCACCTTGGGCTTTTAAATCTTTTAATGCATAACCTGTCTGCAGTGACGCTTTGGTATTAAACTTTTGAAGGACGATGTATCCCGTTTTATCGTCAATCATAGAAAAATGTGGCACAGCGTCAATCTCTATTTCAGATCTTGTAACTGTTGCTGTATTGGTTTTTCCTTGACGTTTGTAAGTCACTTTTAAAGCAGAATTTGGCGCACCTTTTAACAAGTTAGACGCATCACCATCATATCCAGAAACAGTTACTCCATCTACAGCAATAATCTCATCTCCAGCTTTTAATCCAGCTTTATCAGCAGGATACCCTTTATAAGGTTCAACAACTACAAGCTTGTCTTTTAAGGTTCTAATACGTGCTCCAACACCAGTATAATCTCCTGTACGACGTATACGTTCTGCTTCAACATCTTGCTCGTTGTAAAATTTAGTATATGGATCTAAATCGTTTAACATGTTTTTAATGGCATTATCCATTAAATCTGCAGGATTAGTTTCGTCCACATAGTTCATATTCAGCTCTTTAAAAAGCGTAGTAAATATCTCTATTTGTTTAGCAATTTCAAAAAAATCGTTCTTAAAAGCGGTTCCTGTAAATAGGATAGTGACAGCAAATATTGGAATTAAAATGCGTCGTTTTAGTAAGTGTTTCATTTGTAATATGTGTTTCTTGAAAGTCTTAAAAAAGTAATTTAAGACTTTACAATTTGGTCTTTAAATTTAGATAGTAGTGTCTTTATTTTAGCATCAACTAGCTTAAAATCTGGCATGTCTTTACTAATATATAAAATCATAAGCGTACAATGGTCAATATTATTGTCTATTAACATAGTTTTATTTAGTCGGTAACCCTCTCTAAGCAATCTTTTTATGCGATTTCTATCCACCGCTTTTTTAAAATAACGTTTACTAACAGACACACCAACTTTTAGAGCATCATCATTTTTTAAATAGACCATCCGCAAAGGATATGCCGAAATGGATTGACCCTCTGCAAACAATTGCTCAATTGCTTTTTGGCTTTTAAGCTTGTCGTGTTTGTTAAACGTGAAGCGCATGAAGATTTAATTATTTAAAACCTTATTTTTTAATCGTTCTTGAAGCTCTACTAATTTACTTTCAAGGTCATGCAATCTGTCGTAAACATCTATTGGTTCTGGCATTTGCTTAGAGGCAAACATAGTCACATACCAAATTTCCATGATATCTTCTGCGTCTATGGTGTATGTTGGATAGTTACCATCTTTGTTATCGCTTTTTAAAATGAGTTTACCACGCTCTTCAATACGGTTAATCACACGTTTTAAAACAATACCATCGTTTTTACTAACAATAACATAAACACGACCATCTTTAACATCGTTTAAATCTTCGACATACTTTCCAAAAACTAAATCACCATCAAAAAAAGTACGCACCATAGAGTTGCCTTGCACTTCAAAACATCTAAAGGTCCCATTGTTTAATTGTGGCATATTAAAAGAGGGTAAGGTTTCGATAAACTCACTATCTCCATAACCATCTAAATAACCAGCTCTAGCTTTTACAGGAACGTAAACAACGTTTTCTTCATTCTCTTGATTAACAGAAATCACTTGAGGGACTCCAGAATATGTTTGAATCTGTGCTACATCCTGCTTTAGCATCACCTCACTTTTACCAAATAAATAGTCTGGATTAATATTAAATTCTTCAATAATAGCACTTAATACATCATAACCAGGTTTTGTTTTTTTACGCGTACCATCCTCTTGTGGGCGACCATTAACAATACTATCTATAGTGGTTCCTGTAACACCTATACGTTTAGAAAACGCATAATTATTAAGCTTAAAATGGTTAATTATTGCTGTAATTTTTTCATCTATTTGTTTCATAGCCTAAAAAATAAAGAGGTTAACACTTTTTACAAAATTTATTGTAAAATGTTTGTTTTAATTTGTAAAATGTTGTATTTTTGTCTCGTTAATGAACTGCTAATATACAAAATTATCTAAAAATCAAACATTTGTATAAATATTAATTAACAAATTATAGATTTTTAAAAGTTATTTTCTTTAAAAATTAAATATTAGCTCAACCATTCAACAAAATGTTAGAATGACTCAAATTTTTATGTCTTAAGTAATTAAGGCTTGATTAAGGTAAACCTGTTAGAAAAGCGAAACGATAACAGCGTTCTTAATTGAACCAATATTAATTAAATAAACATTAAAAAAATGAGTACAAAAATTAAACAGAATCTATTTAGATTCGTCACTTTACGTAACCCACAATTAATTGATGAAAAACAAAACCATAAGGGATTTGTGTTTCATCCAGACGAAAATTCAAGTCTTTTTTTTCAAGCTATTGATGGTGTAAAAGAAGATGAAAAAAATCAAGTTTTAGAAAGTGTTAGTAGAGAATTTAACGGTTTTAAAACCAGAAAAGAGGTTAAAGAGATTAACCAAAAATTATATGTTTTCTCTTCTTGGTTAATGCGTAACAAAAACCACTTAACGTTTCAGTCTATTAAAGAAAATGCTAATGGTGTTTTACCATTAAACAAAGAAAAAAAAGAAGATCTTTTAATTTGGGATAATTTAATAAACCAAACCATTACCAAGCAATCTGTATATGTTAGAGAGGCATTAATACAGGTGTTAATAGCTAATCAGTTTTTAAACGCGTTCATCAAATTTTCTGAAGGGTTAGAAGGCGATATTGTCTTTACAGAAGATCAAGACCAAGACTTTGTAAGACGCGCTAATGCTAGTGTTGTATTATCTAAAGCATTATTTACAAGTGCTACAGTTACAGAAGCACCAAAAACAGTTTCTTCAGCAGCTTTAAAAAGCTTAGAAAACACTAATGATGTCGCTATTGCTAAATATCAAAACGGTAATTATAAAGTGTTAATTGAAGCGTTAAAACCAATAGAAGTTAAATACAACAAAGAACAACAAAAAGCTTACAAAACTGCTTTAAATGAGCATAATAAGGTTGTAGAGCAATTAATAGCAGAAGCAGAGCCAGTTATTACAGAGGAAACAGATCCTAAAACAGGAGAAACAGTTAGGGTAACCACTTATCCTGATTTGAAACTTCCAAAATTCGAGTTTAGTAAAGTAGAAGCTATAACAACAAGTTATTTAGAA is a window of Olleya sp. YS DNA encoding:
- the rnpA gene encoding ribonuclease P protein component, coding for MRFTFNKHDKLKSQKAIEQLFAEGQSISAYPLRMVYLKNDDALKVGVSVSKRYFKKAVDRNRIKRLLREGYRLNKTMLIDNNIDHCTLMILYISKDMPDFKLVDAKIKTLLSKFKDQIVKS
- a CDS encoding LexA family transcriptional regulator encodes the protein MKQIDEKITAIINHFKLNNYAFSKRIGVTGTTIDSIVNGRPQEDGTRKKTKPGYDVLSAIIEEFNINPDYLFGKSEVMLKQDVAQIQTYSGVPQVISVNQENEENVVYVPVKARAGYLDGYGDSEFIETLPSFNMPQLNNGTFRCFEVQGNSMVRTFFDGDLVFGKYVEDLNDVKDGRVYVIVSKNDGIVLKRVINRIEERGKLILKSDNKDGNYPTYTIDAEDIMEIWYVTMFASKQMPEPIDVYDRLHDLESKLVELQERLKNKVLNN